Sequence from the Gordonia crocea genome:
TACCGGACGCACCACCGGTGACGATTGCACTTGCTCCCTTGATATCCATACCGCCGAGGATACGAGAACCGTGTGATTCAGGTAACCCTCGGGGTCGGATACCGGCCTACTTGCAAGTGACGTTGGGTTCCGGGTCGTACTTGACCGTCCGGGTATGGCGCGAGATGACTTTTCCCGTCTTGGCGTCGGTGACGATGCGGGTGTTCGACGTCGTGAACCCGCGGCTGCCGTTGGACGGCAGGCAGTTCTCGCCCTTGGGCAGCACCAGCTTCGGCGGATCGGTGTACGAGTGCCGGGTACCAGTGACCGACTCGACGTTCGTCGTCTTGGTGCTCCACATCCGCACCGAGACCGCCGACGACGACCACGACGTCTCGATGTAGATGCCGAAGGGGGTGTTGTTGCGGAACACCAGGTCGATCGCCCCCTCGAACACGGTCGCTTCGCGCGCCTCGGGGTATCGCGAGATGTAGTAGCTGTGCTCGGTGTGGGTGATGTCCTCGAGCCCGGCGAAGTAGGCCGCGTTGTAGAGGGTGGTCGCGAACTGCGAGATGCCGCCGCCGACCGCCTTCGACGCGTGCCCGTGGTCGATGATCGTCGACGACACATAGCCCTGCGCCTCGCCGCGCGGACCGGTGAAGTTGTTGAGCGAGAACTTGTTTCCCGGCTTCACCAGCGCGCCGTCGACCGCGTTCGCGACGCGGCGGATGTTCTCGCCGGAGGTCTGGGAGAACCCCGACGTGGAGAATTCGCTGACCACTTCCCGGACCCCCAGCTTGCGGGCGGCCTCGGTCGTCAGGCGTGGCTTGTTCTCCCGGTACGCGACATCGGCGGCGCGTTCGGCGCCCGTCACGGTCGACGCCACCGTCGAGGCCGTGGCCGGCCAGTCGACGGTGAATCCGGAATTGCCCGGCACCACGGTGGGCCGTCCGCCGCGCATGGTGAAGGTCGCGCTCTTGGGCTTGGACTGGGTTTGGCCCAACTCCGCCAACGCGGCTTTGAGCTTGTCGTCGTCGACCTGCGGGGCGAGCCCGCCCTTGCCGTCCGGGCCGAATGTGACGAGCGGTGCGAACCGGCTGGGCGGGAGTTCGAGCGTCTTGCCGCGCGCCTTGAGCGTGATCGGCTTGGCGACGGCCGCCCGGGCCGGGCCGTCGAGTGTCGCGGTGACCTTCGCCGCGGTGACCGTCGGATAGAACTGCTCCATCGGGAACAGGATCTCGTCACCGTCGAGCCAGTGCGCGGCGATCAACTCCGCCGCCCGGTCGCGATTGATCCGCAGCCCGCTGGCCGGCATGTCCGGGTGGGCGGTCACCCGATCCCCGTCGACGGTGTAGTGCACCCCGCCCTCCACGGCGGCCTTCTCCAGCGTCTTGCGCTCCGAGTCGAGCGCCTTGTCGAACTTGGTGCGGTCCACGGTGACGACCGGGCGGACGTGGCGCTTCACCCCGAACACGGCCAGGAACCGGGTCAGCGGGTTGTGTGGTTGCTCCATCGCCCGGTTGATCGTGCGCCCCTCGTCGAAGGAGAGGCCGAGTTGCTCGGCGGTGAACTGCGCGTGCCCCGACGAGGTACGCACCCGCACCGGCGCGGCGATGACTTGGCGGAGGTCGTCGAGCCCCTTGTCGACGTCGACGCGGACCTTGTTGCTGAGCGGCAGATCGGCGACCGTCGTGCCGCGGGCGGTGCGGCCGTGTGTGGCCCACGCATCGGCTCCGGTGACCGCGCTGAAAACCAACAGGGACGCCGCAGCCACTCGGCCAGTGGTGGCCAAGCGTCGTCGTCGGCGGTTGGTGGGGGCGGACATCAGGACCAAATGTACTGGGTAACCCCGGTGATCGCCTGCTGGCGGCATCGAACTGACCAAAAGGATAGGCCCGATTGAACTGCCGGTCGGGGGGTCATGCAGTTCAATCGGGCCATCCTGGATATCGATGGGCGCCCGCAGGGCGTTACACCGCGATCAGCCCTCGATGATCGCCGTGACGCCCTGGCCGCCGGCGGCACAGATCGAAACGAGGGCGCGGCCACCACCGTTTTCCTTGATCTGCTTGGCGGCCTGCGCGACGATTCGACCGCCGGTAGCGGCGAACGGATGCCCCGCTGCCAGCGACGATCCGTTGACATTCAGCTTGTTCCGGTCGATGGAACCCAGCGCCTTGGACAGGCCCAGGCGCTCGGTGCAGTACTCCTCGGACTCCCACGCGGCCAGTGTGGCCAACACCACAGAAGCGAAGGCCTCGTGGATCTCGTAGAAGTCGAAGTCCTGCAGGGTCAGGCCGTTGCGCTCGAGCAGCCGCGGCACCGCGTAGGTCGGGGCCATCAGCAGGCCGTCGGGGCCGTTGACGTAGTCGACCGCCGCCGTCTCGCTGTCGACGAAGTAGGCCAAGACCGGCAGGCCCTTCTCCGCCGCCCACTCCTCCGAGGAGAGCAGCACCGCCGACGCGCCGTCGGACAGCGGAGTCGAGTTGCCCGCGGTCATCGTCGCGTCGCCGAGGGAGACGCCGAACACCGGCTTGAGGGTGGCCAGCTTCTCCACCGACGAGTTGGGGCGCAGGTTTTCGTCGCGGGTCAGGCCGCGGTACGGGGTGACCAGGTCGTCGAAGAAGCCGCTGTCGTAGGCCTTGCCCATCTTCTGGTGGCTCGCAGCGGCCAGCTTGTCCTGGTCTTCGCGCTTGATGCCGAACTCCTTGGCGGTGATGGCGGCGTGCTCGCCCATCGACAGCCCGGTGCGCGGCTCCCCGTTGCGGGGGATTTCGATGCCCAGCTTGGTCGCCAGGGCCAAGGCGGCCTTGATCCGGTCACCGGTGCTGCGGGCCCGGTTGACCTCGAGCATCTGGCGGCGCATCGCCTCGGAGACACCGATCGGCGCATCCGAGGTGGTGTCGACGCCACCGCCGATGGCGACGTCGTAACGGCCCGAGGCGATGCCGTCGGAGACCGCGGTGATGGCCTGCAGACCGGTGCCACACGCCTGCTGCACGTCGAAGGCCGGCGTGTAGGGCGACAGCTCCGAGCCGAGCACCGACTCACGGATCAGGTTGAAGTCGCGCGAGTGCTTCAGCACGGCGCCGCCGGCGACCATGCCCAGCTGCTCACCCTGCAGGTTGAAGCGGCTCACCAGTCCCGAGAGGACGGCGGTGAACATCTCCTGGTTGCTGGCCGTCGCATAGGCCTTGTCCTGGCGCGCGAACGGAATGCGGTTGCCGCCGAGGATCGCGACCTTGCGCTTCGGGGCGGTGGCGAACGCGCTCACCGAACCGCTGGCGGCCTTCGGTGCCGCCTTCTTGGCAGCGGCCTTGCGGGCGGGGGCGGCCTTCTTCGCCGGATTGCTGGGGGTGGTGGCCATTGGCTCTTCCTACTCCTGAGTGGTTGGCGTACTTCTCGTAGAGTATTCTTACTCCCGAGTAAGTTGCTTGTCGACTCGGGTCGAGCCGACCGCAACCCAACGTCGCGAAAACCACACAACTCTCAAAGGAGTAATCCGTGTCCGGTAAAGCCAACAAGGACCTCTACTCGGCCTTCGTCACCTCCGGCCCTGGCTCGTTCATCGCCAGCCGCGTCGGCCTGCCGCAGCCGCCGACCCTGCGCCGCTACTCCGCGTCGCAGGCACCGCTCGGCGGCCCGGTCATCCTGGGCGGCGAGGGCCGCCTCGTCGAGCCGCTGCGCGAGATCCTGACCGCAGCCGACGGCTACGACCTGATCAGCAACAACACCACCGGCCGCGGGGCCGACAAGCTCGGTGCCGCCGTCTTCGACGCGACCGGCATCACCGACCCGGCCGGCCTGCAGCAGCTGTTCGAGTTCTTCGGTCCGGTCATGCGGTCGACGGGCAACTCGGCGCGCTAC
This genomic interval carries:
- a CDS encoding VanW family protein — translated: MSAPTNRRRRRLATTGRVAAASLLVFSAVTGADAWATHGRTARGTTVADLPLSNKVRVDVDKGLDDLRQVIAAPVRVRTSSGHAQFTAEQLGLSFDEGRTINRAMEQPHNPLTRFLAVFGVKRHVRPVVTVDRTKFDKALDSERKTLEKAAVEGGVHYTVDGDRVTAHPDMPASGLRINRDRAAELIAAHWLDGDEILFPMEQFYPTVTAAKVTATLDGPARAAVAKPITLKARGKTLELPPSRFAPLVTFGPDGKGGLAPQVDDDKLKAALAELGQTQSKPKSATFTMRGGRPTVVPGNSGFTVDWPATASTVASTVTGAERAADVAYRENKPRLTTEAARKLGVREVVSEFSTSGFSQTSGENIRRVANAVDGALVKPGNKFSLNNFTGPRGEAQGYVSSTIIDHGHASKAVGGGISQFATTLYNAAYFAGLEDITHTEHSYYISRYPEAREATVFEGAIDLVFRNNTPFGIYIETSWSSSAVSVRMWSTKTTNVESVTGTRHSYTDPPKLVLPKGENCLPSNGSRGFTTSNTRIVTDAKTGKVISRHTRTVKYDPEPNVTCK
- a CDS encoding acetyl-CoA C-acetyltransferase, with protein sequence MATTPSNPAKKAAPARKAAAKKAAPKAASGSVSAFATAPKRKVAILGGNRIPFARQDKAYATASNQEMFTAVLSGLVSRFNLQGEQLGMVAGGAVLKHSRDFNLIRESVLGSELSPYTPAFDVQQACGTGLQAITAVSDGIASGRYDVAIGGGVDTTSDAPIGVSEAMRRQMLEVNRARSTGDRIKAALALATKLGIEIPRNGEPRTGLSMGEHAAITAKEFGIKREDQDKLAAASHQKMGKAYDSGFFDDLVTPYRGLTRDENLRPNSSVEKLATLKPVFGVSLGDATMTAGNSTPLSDGASAVLLSSEEWAAEKGLPVLAYFVDSETAAVDYVNGPDGLLMAPTYAVPRLLERNGLTLQDFDFYEIHEAFASVVLATLAAWESEEYCTERLGLSKALGSIDRNKLNVNGSSLAAGHPFAATGGRIVAQAAKQIKENGGGRALVSICAAGGQGVTAIIEG